One window of the Bombus huntii isolate Logan2020A chromosome 18, iyBomHunt1.1, whole genome shotgun sequence genome contains the following:
- the LOC126875445 gene encoding golgin subfamily A member 6-like protein 6 gives MKVGKRVESDHMPLEIETEGPEVQRDEERKGEERERREWTKESAGRYLEECKDWASRGRTVEEMWAEIKKKINEAIPKKRVRIRKWSIGEKVWYDKEWKERKREIRRKMTKFRKGKCSREEFIEEKKEFKQWCEQRKEKQEEEEMEKLKKIKTEQEAWKYINKYRRRREVVDEAIREEEWKNHFMEALEGTENKEDKRTEGWREEEESKEEREDNIEKEEVILQIRKLKEKKATREDGLENEVWKYAPKEVGEALWEMLGKIWNGKGISEGWRKCVICPIYKRRNKGAVKSYRGVTLMDTAYKIYAGILDERLKVEIEDKVVESQFGFRKGREVIDVVYVLNHIIDKQLSGERGKLYACFVDLKSAFDRVNRKKLGEIMRRMGVNEKLTRRIEEIYEETKNVVRIRNNNTEEFWTVRGVGQGCPLSPALFNIYVAGLEEIRK, from the coding sequence ATGAAGGTAGGAAAAAGAGTGGAGTCAGACCACATGCCGTTGGAAATAGAAACAGAGGGACCAGAGGTACAAAGAGatgaggaaagaaaaggagaagagagggagagaaggGAATGGACAAAAGAAAGTGCTGGAAGATATTTAGAGGAGTGCAAAGACTGGGCAAGCAGGGGAAGAACAGTAGAGGAAATGTGGGCAGAAATTAAGAAGAAGATAAACGAGGCAATACCAAAGAAAAGAGTAAGGATAAGGAAATGGAGCATAGGAGAAAAGGTATGGTACGACAAGGAgtggaaagaaaggaaaagggaGATAAGAAGGAAAATGACAAAATTTAGGAAAGGAAAATGCAGCAGAGAAGAATTCATAGAGGAGAAGAAGGAATTCAAACAGTGGTGTGAACAAAGAAAGGAGAAgcaggaagaggaagagatgGAGAAACTCAAAAAGATCAAAACAGAGCAAGAAGCATGGAAATACATAAACAAATATaggagaagaagagaggtTGTAGACGAGGCGATAAGGGAAGAGGAgtggaaaaatcattttatggaAGCGTTAGAGGGGACAGAAAACAAAGAGGACAAAAGAACAGAAGGGtggagagaggaggaggaatCAAAAGAGGAGAGAGAAGACAACATAGAGAAGGAAGAGGTAATACTccaaataagaaaattgaaagagaaaaaagcaACGAGGGAAGATGGCTTGGAAAACGAGGTATGGAAGTATGCGCCGAAGGAAGTGGGGGAGGCGTTATGGGAGATGTTAGGAAAAATTTGGAATGGAAAGGGGATATCCGAAGGCTGGAGAAAATGTGTGATATGTCCGATTTACAAGAGGAGGAACAAAGGGGCGGTGAAGAGCTACAGAGGGGTCACGCTAATGGACACGGCATACAAGATCTATGCAGGAATTCTAGACGAGCGGCTGAAGGTGGAAATCGAGGACAAGGTGGTAGAGAGCCAATTCGGATTTaggaaaggaagagaagtgaTAGACGTAGTGTACGTACTGAACcatataatagataaacaaTTGAGCGGGGAAAGAGGGAAGCTATATGCATGCTTCGTGGATCTAAAGTCAGCGTTCGATAGGGTTAACAGGAAGAAACTGGGAGAGATAATGAGGAGAATGGGGGTGAACGAGAAGTTAACCAGAAGGATAGAGGAGATATACGAGGAGACAAAGAACGTAGTGAGGATCAGGAACAACAACACAGAAGAGTTTTGGACGGTGAGGGGAGTGGGACAAGGGTGCCCGCTGAGCCCGGCGTTATTTAACATCTATGTGGCAGGGCTGGAAGAAATAAGGAAATGA